The DNA window TCACCGTGGTCGCCTGAGCCGGCGGAAGGCCCAGCGCCAGCAGCCCCGCCAACCCAATCAGCGCCCGGCCCCGTGTTATCCTCAGCACCATGTCCTCGCCTCAGTCATAGTTCAGCCTAAAGTCCACCGTCGCCCGATAAGCGCCGGCCATCAACGGCGCCGCAGTCCGCTCCGGTGCCACGCTGTAGCTCAGCGCGTCTTGCCCCGGCGTCAACAGCAGCGGCTCGCCGCGGCTCCCCAGCCGAACGTCGCGGCCACGGCCATCACGCAGGCGCAGCCCCATCCCGGAAACGCCCTGCGCCTTCACCAGCTGCGGGTTGTCGCTGTCCGCCACCGAGGCGAAGCTGACCGTCACCGCCGGCTGATTCGGCGCCCAAACCAGCGCGCCGGTGCGCGCATCACGCTGGCCGCCCGGGGTGCGCAGGCAATCCATCAAACGCAGCTCGAACGCCACCGGCCGCCCGCGATCGCCGGCCTGGCGCATGCGCGCGGTGCCGGTCTCACCCAGCCAGATCTCCTGCCGCGCGCTGGTCATCTCCAGTCGACAGGCGCTCTCCGTCAGCGCGCCGTACACCTGCAGCACGCCATGGGCGCCCTCCACCTGCCAGTTGTCCACCACGTCGGCCTGCGCCGAAGGCATCGCGACCACGCCAAGGCTGAGCGCCAGCATCAACGCGCGCTCGCCGACCTTTCTCCGTTCTCGTTTCATCCTTTTCCCCTGAATGGCTCTCCCGTCGACACCGCCCGCTCACGGTGGGTCATGACGCCGCCCGTTTTTCCGGCACCACCTTGCAGCTCGCGCCGCTGCAGCTGAAGCTCAGCTGCGGCCGGCCGCCGTAATCGTTGATATAGGTCAGCACCGGGCTGCCGCCCAGCCCCGCAGCGCCTACGGTCAGGCGCGCCTGGCTCTTCGGCGCGATCATGAAGGGCTCAAACCCTTTCACGCCCTCACCGCCCTTTTTGCTGCCCGCAT is part of the Serratia surfactantfaciens genome and encodes:
- a CDS encoding fimbrial protein, translated to MKRERRKVGERALMLALSLGVVAMPSAQADVVDNWQVEGAHGVLQVYGALTESACRLEMTSARQEIWLGETGTARMRQAGDRGRPVAFELRLMDCLRTPGGQRDARTGALVWAPNQPAVTVSFASVADSDNPQLVKAQGVSGMGLRLRDGRGRDVRLGSRGEPLLLTPGQDALSYSVAPERTAAPLMAGAYRATVDFRLNYD